The Micromonospora violae DNA segment ACGGCCCAGGCAGCAGCCCCGTTCAGAGCCATGACCACCGTGGCCATGGCTGTGGAGTACGTGATGGGGAAGGCCGCTAGCGTGAGCGCGAGCATGGCGCTGGCAAGCCAGAGTGTCGGTTCGGCTCCCCAGCGGTCGGCCAGCCATCCGCTGCCGAACGAACCCACCACACCGCCGACACCCCAGACCAGTAGCGCCACCGCCAGGGCGGCACCGGTGGTATGTGCGGTCTGGCCGAGTACCTCGGCGATGTAGGTATAGACCATGATGCTGGAGGCGCTGGCCAACATCATGAACGCGACGATGGTCAGCACACGGCCCCGGGCCATGACCCCGAACCGCGCGGCCAGTGGCACCGTGGGGGGCATGGGTAGCCGTGGCAGCGTGGCCATCAACCCGACAAGCGCGACCACGCCGGTGGCGGCGACGAACACCAGGCTCGCCCGCCACGACACCTGCTGGCCGATCGCGGTGCCGACGGGGACGCCGAGTACCGTTCCGACGGTCAACCCACCCAAGATCACCGCGAGCGCCTGGCCACGCCGGAGCGGTCCGGCGAGCGCTGCCGCGGCGGCCGATGCGTTGGGCGTGAACAGGGCTGCACCGAGTCCGGCCGCGATCCGCGCCGTGAGCAGCAGCGCCAGCGTCGGGGCGATCGCCGAGGCGAGATTGGCCAGGATGAACAAGGTCAGGGCGCAGGCCATTAACGGCTTGCGCGGCAGCCGCGCGGTGAAGGCGGCC contains these protein-coding regions:
- a CDS encoding MFS transporter produces the protein MPTSSGASASRRDRRNPARSSRCVTAPIQVPAFAARPGGTHTSITAHLYQVKARTHAEHMTTSHGSHVAAAHTSGTTKKPRWGRPVAVLAVGSFAMGTDSFVLAGILPQISHGLSVSAGAAGQVITTFALVYGLTAPLLAAFTARLPRKPLMACALTLFILANLASAIAPTLALLLTARIAAGLGAALFTPNASAAAAALAGPLRRGQALAVILGGLTVGTVLGVPVGTAIGQQVSWRASLVFVAATGVVALVGLMATLPRLPMPPTVPLAARFGVMARGRVLTIVAFMMLASASSIMVYTYIAEVLGQTAHTTGAALAVALLVWGVGGVVGSFGSGWLADRWGAEPTLWLASAMLALTLAAFPITYSTAMATVVMALNGAAAWAVATPNNHRLTALAPDLASVVISFNSSALYLGQALGAGLGGLLLTHGAGARLLCLAAAALAVLACALHLLIGRPAPAPA